From one Mycobacterium colombiense CECT 3035 genomic stretch:
- the pncA gene encoding pyrazinamidase PncA — MRALIIVDVQNDFCEGGSVPTARGAAVAPAINDYLSCDPGYHYIVATQDYHVDPGDHFSDRPDFSSSWPVHCVAGSAGAKFRPDLDTRHIDAVFRKGAHAAAYSGFEGADENGTTLLDWLRRRGVDAVDVVGIATDFCVRRTAEDAAAAGLTTRVLVDLTAASAADSAAEALAEMRSAGIELVGAP, encoded by the coding sequence GTGCGAGCGTTGATCATCGTCGACGTGCAAAACGATTTCTGCGAGGGTGGCTCCGTGCCGACGGCGCGCGGCGCCGCGGTGGCACCCGCGATCAATGACTACCTGTCCTGCGACCCGGGCTACCACTACATCGTGGCCACCCAGGACTACCACGTCGATCCGGGCGATCACTTCTCCGACCGGCCGGACTTCTCGTCCTCCTGGCCTGTGCACTGCGTCGCCGGAAGCGCGGGCGCGAAGTTTCGGCCCGATCTGGACACCCGGCACATCGATGCGGTCTTCCGCAAAGGCGCTCACGCCGCCGCCTACAGCGGTTTCGAGGGCGCCGACGAGAACGGGACGACGCTGCTCGACTGGTTGCGGCGGCGCGGCGTCGACGCGGTCGACGTGGTCGGCATCGCCACCGACTTCTGCGTGCGGCGAACCGCCGAGGACGCGGCGGCTGCGGGCCTGACCACCAGGGTGCTGGTGGATCTGACGGCGGCCTCGGCCGCGGACTCCGCCGCCGAGGCGCTGGCGGAAATGCGCTCCGCCGGTATCGAGTTGGTCGGGGCGCCGTGA
- a CDS encoding DoxX family protein produces MVLRRIARPLLSVAFIGQGVNSLLNPKSAAEAAAPAVDGLQALPDSVSSSIPSDPETVAQITAAVQIGGGLLLATGKLPRIASAALAVTVLPANLGTHSFWNESDPVAKAQKRQQFLTDLSLLGGLLIASADTAGKPSLGWRGRRAAERLSERVSSAWPGSDDSAFDADFSELGERIAHGLQVGAERGRELASTAAERGAPYAEAALERGRELASTAAERGAPYAEAALERGRELASTAADRSRPLAKKARKRGEEWADEAADRAAYLAEKARKRGEDLADEAADRAAPLAKKARKRSEKLAKKARKRSEKLASTARARGEDFAETARQRGSELADTARERVGGQVETGRRKLSW; encoded by the coding sequence ATGGTGCTCAGGAGAATCGCGCGACCCCTGTTGTCAGTGGCTTTCATCGGGCAAGGAGTCAATTCACTGCTCAACCCGAAATCCGCGGCCGAGGCCGCGGCGCCCGCGGTGGACGGCCTTCAGGCGCTGCCGGATTCGGTGAGCAGCAGCATTCCCAGCGACCCCGAGACGGTCGCGCAGATCACGGCCGCCGTTCAGATCGGCGGCGGTCTGCTGCTTGCCACCGGCAAACTCCCCCGCATCGCGTCGGCGGCGCTCGCGGTGACGGTGTTGCCGGCCAACCTCGGAACGCATTCGTTCTGGAACGAGAGCGACCCGGTGGCCAAAGCCCAGAAACGCCAACAATTTCTCACCGACCTCAGCCTGTTGGGCGGCCTGTTGATCGCCTCCGCCGACACGGCCGGTAAGCCCTCACTCGGATGGCGTGGCCGGCGCGCGGCCGAACGGCTCTCCGAGCGGGTGTCGTCGGCGTGGCCCGGTTCTGACGACTCGGCCTTTGACGCCGATTTCTCCGAACTCGGTGAGCGGATCGCGCACGGCTTGCAGGTCGGCGCCGAGCGAGGCCGCGAACTGGCCAGCACCGCGGCCGAACGTGGCGCGCCCTACGCCGAGGCCGCACTCGAACGCGGCCGCGAACTCGCCAGCACCGCGGCCGAACGTGGCGCGCCCTACGCCGAGGCCGCACTCGAACGCGGCCGCGAACTGGCCAGCACCGCGGCCGATCGCAGCAGGCCGCTGGCGAAGAAGGCGCGCAAGCGCGGGGAGGAATGGGCCGACGAGGCCGCCGACCGCGCCGCTTACCTGGCCGAGAAGGCCCGCAAGCGCGGCGAGGACCTCGCCGACGAGGCCGCCGACCGGGCAGCGCCGCTGGCCAAGAAGGCCCGCAAGCGCAGCGAGAAACTGGCCAAGAAGGCGCGCAAACGCAGCGAGAAGCTGGCCAGCACGGCGCGGGCGCGCGGCGAGGACTTCGCCGAAACCGCCCGTCAGCGCGGCAGCGAGCTGGCCGACACCGCGCGCGAGCGCGTCGGCGGTCAGGTCGAGACCGGCCGCCGCAAGCTGTCCTGGTGA
- a CDS encoding AAA family ATPase has protein sequence MDRLDLVVGPNGAGKSTFIAFTLAPLLPGSLVVNADEIARQRWPEDPASHSYDAARIAADTRAKLIDLGRSFVAETVFSHPSKLDLIHTARHAGFTVVLHVLLVPEDLAVERVRHRVRAGGHDVPEVKIRERHRRLWTPVAEAIALSDLATVYDNSRLRGPRIIARLSGGPTVGAPEWPAWTPENLRARWPA, from the coding sequence ATGGACCGACTTGACCTGGTGGTCGGGCCGAACGGCGCCGGTAAATCCACCTTCATCGCCTTCACCCTGGCGCCGCTCTTGCCGGGCAGCCTCGTGGTCAACGCCGACGAGATCGCCAGGCAACGCTGGCCGGAGGACCCGGCCTCGCACTCCTACGACGCCGCGCGCATCGCCGCCGACACCCGCGCCAAGCTGATCGACCTGGGTCGGTCCTTCGTCGCCGAGACGGTGTTTTCCCATCCCTCCAAGCTGGACCTCATCCACACCGCGCGCCACGCGGGCTTCACCGTTGTGCTGCACGTGCTGCTCGTCCCGGAAGACCTTGCGGTGGAACGCGTCCGACACCGGGTGCGGGCCGGCGGCCACGATGTGCCGGAAGTCAAGATCCGCGAGCGCCACCGCCGGTTGTGGACGCCGGTCGCCGAGGCCATCGCCTTGTCCGATCTCGCGACGGTGTATGACAACAGTCGGCTGCGCGGCCCGCGGATCATCGCGCGGCTCAGCGGCGGCCCGACGGTCGGCGCGCCCGAGTGGCCGGCGTGGACGCCGGAAAACCTGCGGGCTCGCTGGCCCGCGTAG
- a CDS encoding TA system antitoxin ParD family protein, which yields MAEALDRVTRVASDLMDSAAAEGARQSRSAKQQLDHWARVGRAVSSQHTAPRRRVEAALAGQLATSELTVEEGVVFNAEISAAIEESLARTHYGATLAGQGVTTVALNDDGEIVEHRPDGAAVVLAGGR from the coding sequence ATGGCCGAGGCTCTCGATCGTGTCACCAGGGTCGCATCCGACCTGATGGACAGCGCGGCGGCTGAGGGGGCCCGGCAGAGCCGCTCGGCCAAGCAGCAACTCGACCACTGGGCGCGGGTCGGGCGAGCGGTGTCCAGCCAGCACACCGCCCCGCGGCGACGGGTGGAGGCCGCTCTGGCCGGCCAGCTCGCGACGAGCGAGCTCACCGTCGAAGAGGGCGTGGTGTTCAACGCCGAGATCTCCGCGGCCATCGAAGAAAGCCTGGCGCGCACCCACTACGGGGCGACGCTGGCCGGGCAGGGGGTCACCACCGTCGCGCTGAACGACGACGGCGAGATCGTCGAGCACCGCCCCGACGGCGCCGCGGTGGTGCTGGCGGGCGGGCGCTGA
- a CDS encoding gluconokinase: protein MSGSAPVVVMGVSGSGKSTVGAALAQRWRVPFVDADALHPAANIAKMAAGEPLDDGDRYPWLERVGDWLAAHPDGAVVSCSALKRKYRDRLRARCPGVEFLHLSGPAELIGARLAARTDHFMPAALLRSQLDTLEPLGPDEAGMTVDVGPGVDAIVDTVVRAHG from the coding sequence GTGAGCGGATCGGCCCCCGTCGTGGTGATGGGCGTCTCCGGATCGGGCAAGTCGACGGTGGGCGCGGCGCTCGCGCAGCGCTGGCGCGTCCCGTTCGTCGACGCCGACGCGCTGCACCCGGCGGCCAACATCGCCAAGATGGCCGCCGGTGAACCGCTGGACGACGGCGACCGCTATCCCTGGTTGGAGCGGGTCGGCGATTGGTTGGCGGCCCACCCCGACGGCGCGGTGGTGAGCTGTTCGGCGCTGAAGCGGAAATATCGCGACCGGCTGCGCGCGCGCTGCCCCGGCGTGGAATTCCTGCACCTTTCGGGCCCGGCGGAGCTGATCGGCGCCCGGCTGGCGGCGCGGACGGATCACTTCATGCCGGCCGCGCTGCTGCGCTCGCAACTGGACACCCTGGAACCCCTCGGCCCCGACGAAGCCGGCATGACGGTCGACGTGGGTCCCGGGGTCGACGCGATCGTGGACACCGTCGTGCGGGCTCACGGGTAG
- a CDS encoding DUF7064 domain-containing protein, protein MHAETEQVIERPSDLTASWLAAVIGTGPIADFSVERIGTGQMSECYRVRLSYAEGPSQGPESVVLKVAATDPVSRQTGLALGLYEREVRFYGDIAPRLGGPVAPCYHAAVDTSTGVFDLLLGDAGPAVVGDEIAGATVEQARLGAVELGRLQGPLLGDASLAEAPWLNREPPLNQAMITPLYAGFVDRYGDQIAPEHRVVCERLVGAFDGYLGQEAEASERGRLQGLVHGDYRLDNMLFGTEGAERALTVVDWQTVSWGPALTDLAYFLGCALSTEDRRQHYDDLLRAYHEALGPRAPLTLADVADGVRRQSFFGVMMAIVSSMLVERTDRGDRLFMTMLRRHCDHVLDTDALSTLPAPVAPEPLRPSDEDELAHDPTAEPLWSESWYADFADVAQGLGGWFRLGRVANEGTAWVHVLLCGPDMPTVAVDAQVPLPPDPWIVRTDDVELGHAAEAPLQSYRVDVRARGQAYADPSALLRGEPGSPAELTMNLVWATDGTPYKYGLTTRYEIPCTVSGDVTIDGTGYRLESVPGQRDHSWGVRDWWGMDWIWSALHLNDGTHLHGVNIRIPGAPAFSIGYEQGADGKVTELQVVDSRESFADNGLPLNATLQLAPVGITADVNVRGQAPVRLVATDGRVSQFPRVWSTIGTADGRTGVGWLEWNRNLGDHT, encoded by the coding sequence ATGCATGCCGAGACCGAGCAAGTCATCGAACGACCCAGTGACCTCACCGCCTCGTGGCTGGCCGCGGTCATCGGCACCGGACCCATCGCGGACTTCTCGGTGGAACGCATCGGGACCGGCCAGATGAGCGAGTGCTACCGCGTCCGGCTCAGCTATGCCGAGGGCCCGTCGCAGGGACCGGAGTCGGTGGTCCTGAAGGTCGCGGCCACCGACCCGGTCAGCCGGCAGACCGGGCTGGCGCTGGGGCTCTACGAGCGGGAGGTGCGGTTCTACGGCGACATCGCGCCGCGGCTGGGTGGGCCCGTCGCGCCCTGCTATCACGCGGCCGTCGACACCTCGACGGGCGTGTTCGATCTGCTGCTGGGCGATGCCGGTCCGGCCGTTGTCGGCGATGAAATCGCGGGCGCCACAGTCGAACAGGCCCGCCTGGGGGCCGTCGAACTGGGGCGGCTGCAGGGGCCGCTGCTCGGCGACGCCTCGCTGGCCGAGGCGCCGTGGCTCAACCGCGAGCCGCCGCTGAACCAGGCCATGATCACCCCGCTGTACGCGGGTTTCGTCGACCGCTACGGCGACCAGATCGCGCCGGAGCACCGCGTGGTGTGCGAACGCCTGGTGGGCGCCTTCGACGGCTACCTGGGTCAGGAGGCGGAGGCGTCCGAGCGCGGCCGCCTCCAGGGCCTGGTGCACGGCGACTACCGCCTGGACAACATGCTGTTCGGTACCGAGGGCGCCGAACGCGCGCTGACCGTGGTCGATTGGCAGACCGTGTCCTGGGGCCCGGCCCTGACCGACCTGGCCTACTTCCTCGGGTGTGCGTTGTCCACCGAGGACCGTCGGCAGCACTACGACGACCTGCTGCGCGCCTACCACGAGGCGCTGGGTCCGCGGGCCCCGCTCACCCTGGCCGACGTCGCCGACGGAGTGCGCCGGCAGAGCTTCTTCGGGGTGATGATGGCGATCGTCTCGTCGATGCTGGTGGAGCGCACCGACCGCGGCGACCGGTTGTTCATGACGATGCTGCGACGGCACTGCGACCATGTGCTCGACACGGACGCGCTGTCGACCCTGCCGGCACCGGTCGCGCCCGAGCCGTTGCGGCCGTCGGACGAGGACGAACTCGCCCACGATCCCACCGCGGAACCGCTCTGGAGCGAGAGCTGGTACGCCGACTTCGCCGACGTGGCACAGGGATTGGGCGGCTGGTTCCGGTTGGGCCGGGTGGCCAACGAGGGGACCGCCTGGGTGCACGTGCTGTTGTGCGGCCCCGACATGCCGACCGTCGCCGTCGACGCGCAGGTGCCGCTGCCGCCGGACCCGTGGATCGTGCGCACCGACGACGTCGAGCTCGGCCATGCCGCCGAGGCGCCGCTGCAGAGCTACCGCGTCGATGTGCGGGCGCGGGGCCAGGCCTACGCCGATCCGTCCGCGCTGTTGCGTGGGGAGCCGGGATCCCCGGCCGAGCTGACCATGAACCTGGTGTGGGCCACCGATGGCACGCCGTACAAATACGGGTTGACGACGCGCTACGAAATTCCGTGCACCGTCTCCGGCGACGTCACGATCGACGGCACCGGCTACCGTCTGGAATCGGTTCCCGGACAGCGTGATCACTCGTGGGGGGTGCGCGATTGGTGGGGCATGGACTGGATCTGGAGCGCGCTGCACCTGAACGACGGCACCCACCTGCACGGCGTGAACATCCGGATTCCCGGCGCACCCGCGTTCAGCATCGGTTACGAACAGGGCGCCGACGGCAAGGTCACCGAGCTGCAGGTCGTTGATTCGCGAGAGTCGTTCGCAGACAACGGATTACCGCTCAATGCGACCTTGCAGCTCGCGCCGGTGGGGATCACCGCGGACGTGAACGTGCGCGGTCAGGCGCCGGTCCGGCTGGTCGCGACGGACGGGCGGGTCAGCCAGTTTCCCCGCGTGTGGTCGACGATCGGCACGGCCGACGGGCGCACCGGTGTCGGTTGGCTGGAATGGAACCGCAACCTCGGCGACCACACCTAG
- a CDS encoding carboxylesterase/lipase family protein, producing MHQRTVRAHTAIGTVEGFTRDGVTRWRSIPYARPPVGNLRFRAPQPAQPWSGVRHCHGFGNCAPQQRRYTLLGMSGLGGRYQPMSEDCLTLNVVAPEGAAEGPLPVMVFIHGGGYFLGSSATPLYDGAALARRGCVYVSVNYRLGALGCVDFSSLSTPEIRIDSNLYLRDLVLALQWIRENIAGFGGDPDNVTIFGESAGACITASLLAVPAAKGLFARAISESPASGLVRPKEVAAEFANRFANLLGVRRQDAANALMQVSAAQLVKTQHQLIDEGMRNRLGAFPIGPVFGDDILPLDPVEAMRRGEAHRIPLIVGTNAEEGRLFTRFLAMLPTNETMVEELLAEAEPAIRERITAAYPDYPQRAACIQLGGDFAFASAAWQIAEAHGAHAPTYLYRYDYAPRTLRWSGFGATHATELLAVFDVYRTRFGALLTAAADRRAALRVSNQVQRRWRAFSRTGVPGEDWPAYTADDRAVMVFDRKSRVEFDPHPHRRMAWDGFSLAR from the coding sequence ATGCATCAGCGCACTGTCCGCGCACACACGGCCATCGGCACCGTCGAAGGCTTCACCCGCGACGGGGTCACCCGGTGGCGGTCGATCCCGTACGCCCGTCCACCGGTGGGAAATCTGCGCTTCCGCGCGCCGCAGCCGGCCCAGCCGTGGTCGGGTGTCCGGCACTGCCATGGCTTCGGCAACTGCGCGCCCCAGCAGCGCCGCTACACCCTGCTCGGCATGTCGGGGTTGGGGGGCCGCTACCAGCCGATGAGCGAGGACTGCCTCACCCTCAACGTCGTGGCGCCTGAGGGTGCGGCCGAGGGACCGCTGCCCGTCATGGTGTTCATCCACGGCGGCGGCTATTTCCTGGGCAGCTCGGCGACGCCACTGTATGACGGCGCCGCCCTGGCGCGCCGGGGGTGCGTGTACGTATCGGTGAACTACCGGCTGGGCGCGCTGGGATGCGTTGACTTCTCGTCGCTGTCGACACCGGAGATCCGCATCGACAGCAACCTGTATCTGCGCGATCTGGTGCTGGCGCTGCAGTGGATTCGCGAGAACATCGCGGGATTCGGCGGTGACCCGGACAACGTCACCATCTTCGGCGAGAGCGCCGGCGCGTGCATCACCGCCTCCCTGCTGGCCGTGCCAGCCGCCAAAGGCCTGTTCGCCCGGGCGATCTCGGAAAGCCCGGCCTCGGGACTGGTGCGGCCGAAAGAGGTCGCGGCAGAGTTCGCGAACCGCTTCGCCAACCTGCTCGGGGTGCGCAGGCAGGACGCGGCCAACGCGCTGATGCAGGTGTCCGCTGCCCAACTGGTGAAAACCCAACACCAATTGATCGACGAGGGCATGCGAAACAGGCTGGGCGCCTTCCCGATCGGCCCCGTCTTCGGTGACGACATCCTGCCGCTGGATCCGGTGGAGGCGATGCGGCGCGGCGAGGCCCACCGGATCCCGTTGATCGTGGGCACGAACGCCGAAGAAGGCCGGCTGTTCACTCGGTTCCTGGCGATGTTGCCGACCAACGAGACGATGGTCGAAGAGCTGCTGGCCGAGGCGGAACCCGCTATCCGCGAACGCATTACCGCGGCATATCCGGACTACCCGCAGCGAGCGGCCTGCATCCAGCTCGGCGGTGACTTCGCGTTCGCCTCGGCGGCCTGGCAGATCGCGGAGGCCCACGGCGCGCACGCGCCGACGTACCTCTACCGCTACGACTACGCCCCGCGCACGCTGCGCTGGTCGGGATTCGGAGCCACCCATGCCACCGAGTTGCTCGCGGTTTTCGACGTCTACCGCACCAGATTCGGCGCGTTGTTGACCGCGGCCGCGGACCGGCGGGCCGCCTTGCGGGTGAGCAATCAGGTGCAGCGGCGCTGGCGGGCCTTCAGCCGCACCGGCGTGCCGGGGGAGGACTGGCCCGCCTACACCGCCGACGACCGGGCCGTGATGGTCTTCGACCGCAAGTCCCGCGTCGAGTTCGATCCGCATCCGCATCGCCGAATGGCATGGGACGGCTTCTCACTGGCGCGTTGA